CGGCTGAGGATATCCAGCATACGTTCGTTCATGGCGGGCGTACGCACGATGGGCGCTTCCCCGGGCATGGGCGGTTCCGCCATGGGAAAGGCCGCGGCAAGCAGCGGCTCTTCGCCGGGGCGGAGCATGTGCCCCGCGCGCTGCTCCACACGCCAGATGCATTCCTCCACCAGGCGGGAACGGAGTTTCTTGCCGTCCATGACGCCGCTCTGCACGCCCTCCTGCCAGTAGAGGAAAACCTCCTTCGCCCCGGCGATGAGCCGGTGAAAGGTGTGCGCTGCGAGAACATCACGGCGGCTGTTGTCCGGCAGGCCCAGCATGGGGCGCAGGCTGTCGGGCAGGAGAGGATCGCGTGCGGGCGCGCCGGGCAGGGCATCTTCGGTAACGTCCAGCATATAGACGCGGTCGAAATGCAGCAGACGGGTTTCCAGCGTGCCCAGTATCTGCAGGCCGGTAAGCGGGTCGGCCTCGAAGGGCACGCGCTGTTCGGCAAGGCTTTCCCTCACGATGGCAAAGAGCGAATCCTGCGAAAGGCGCTCTTTGGTCATGGCGTTGTCGGCAAGGGCGGGGATGACGTTCTGCATGAGCCTTGCCAGGCATTCCCCGTCCAGCGGAAAACGCGGCCAGATATGCCGCCCGTGTTCCAGAAGCAGCGCGCAGAGCGAACGCAGGCAGGCTGCCGTCTCTTCCAGCGTCGTCACGCTGCGCCAGTCTTCCACCAGCACGCGCATGGTCTTTTCCAGAAGACGGCCGTTTTCCTCGCAGAGTCCTTCCGCGAGAGGGCCGCCTTCCAGATCTCCCAGAATGTCGTCCACCAGGTCGGAGGCACAGGTAAGGGCGTCCACCATGCGGCCGCCCCGGCGGAGCGTGCCTTCCATACGGGAGAGAAAGGGGCGCAGGGACAGGATGGCGCCGTCTTCTCCCTCCGTACCCAGCATACGCACATAGGGATGACGGATGAGCGCCATGAGGCTTTTCCAGTGCACGCGCCCCTCTTCATCCATGCTGCGCCGCGTGTCGAGCAGTCTTTCCACAAGCTGGGCGAGCAGGGAACGCTGCAGAGGATAACCGAGAGAAATGTTGATGCTCTTTTCGGGAATATGGTGAAGCGTGGGCATGAGCAGCGAATCGTGGGAGATGACCACGGCCCGCCGTTCCTCGCGGCAGGGTCTTGCCGTGAGCTCGCTTTTCAGGGCGCGAAGCTGGGAATGCAGATCATACCCGGCATAAAAATGGATATGCGGCTCGCGGTTGCGGCTTTCTCCGAAGAGCTCTCCCCGCGCCTTCCAGCGGGAGAGCCATTCCTTGTGGTCGACGCAGCTCCAGTGCCCGCCGCCGGAAAGAATGCCCGGATCGGTATGCAGGCAGACGGCGGCTCCGCGCTCCCACAGATAGCGGAAAAGGCAATCTTCCGCACGGGTGAGCCGCACAAAGCCCGCGATGATGATTCTGCGCCCCTGAAGCCTGAGGGGAAGGTCGGGGCCGGCGCCGGCAAGCTGCGCCGCATGTTGCGCTTCCAGACCTGCGGTGCTCATGCCCCGGCCGCGCAGAAGAGCGCGCCAGCGTTCCTGTATGCGACCAAGGCTCCCCAGAAGCGTTACCGCATACGGGGCCACCATGTCGTCCACATGGAGCAGATCTTCCGCCTCCACCATGTGCATGGCGCATTCGTCCAGGAGGCGGGCGAGGCGTACGCCCCAGGGAAAGAAGCGGGCCATGCCGTCTTCATCGTGAAGGCTCCGGGCAAGTTTTGTCAGCGGCGTTTCCCGCTCTTCGTCCAGACCGATCTCAAGCAGGCAGTCCTTGAGCACGGCCACCTGATCCAGCGTGCCCGCCATGCGCGGTACGGTGCGCGTCCAGCTTTCCATGCAGGTTTCGATGAGCTGGCTCACGTTGACGATGTGCGGCAGAAGAAGCGGTGCCTTCGCTTCCTTTTTATAGATGTCCAGCAGATAGCGGCGGGGACGGTTGAGCGGGAACACGATGATCGCCTTGCCCGGTTTTCCTCCGGTCATATCGTGGGCAAGCTCGTGCACGCGCTGCATGAAGTCGTCGTCCCAGGGGACAATACGGAAGGGACTGAAGGTGCGCTGGCGGCTAGTCATGGCTGTCTCCGGGGAAAATCGGGAAAATTTCGCGGCGGTCGAGGTAGACGAGCGCGCCGCGCGCCTTCTGTCCCATGGCCTTTTCCAGAAGGTCCAGATAATGCAGAAGCTGCTGCCTGTGCCCGTCTGCGGGCAGGTCGCCGGAGGTGCCGGTTTTATACTCCACGGCGATGAGTTCCTTGCCGTCGTCCACCAGAAGGTCGACGCGGAACTGCCTGCCTTCTCCATCCAGCAGGGAATGTTCCGGCGTGCCGAAGGCCAGCCAGTGCGGCGTTTCCGGCAGACGGGCATACCAGGCGAGGCAGTCTTCCACTTCTTTCTGCACGTTTTCCCTGTCGGGTACGGGCAGAGGGAAGGTGGATATGCCGCGCGCGGCGGCGAGGGCGGCATCGCGCCTTGCCGAAGCTTCTCCCACGCCGGAAATCTGAAGGCCTTCCAGACAGTGATGGATGAGCGTACCGCGCCGTTTTGCCGTGAACGTCCAGTCTTCCAGATCGTTTTTGAAAATGCGCAGGCGCGGCAGCCAGCCCATGGGCCGCCAGGCATCCTCCTGCTCTTCCTGCGTTTCGGTATCTGCTTTTTCCGGGGGCATCACCGTGTTTTCGGGCGCGGGGGCGGCAGGCGCGGCGCTTTCTGCGGCGGGGCGGGGAGTCTCTTCCGCGGGAGCCTTCGGCTTGTCCCCCCAGTAAAGGTCGTCGCCCTCTTCCTTCAGCACGTCCGTCTGGCGGGAGATGAGCGTATCGAGCATGAGGGAGACCGGGCCGTCGGAGGCATCGGGCAGAAAACAGTAGAGTTCGCTTACGGCCCGCGTCATGGCCACATAGATGAGATGCAGGGATTCTCGGGCCGTATCCATGCGGTCTTTGAGCCAGGGGCGGCCCATTTCCCTGCACAGAGGAGCGAGCAGACCGACGCCCCGGCTTTTCCAGAACAGGGCCTTGTCGTCGGAGGCCCGGCCCAGGGAAAAGTTGAGCCAGGGCAGAATGACCACATCGAATTCCAGCCCCTTGGCCTTGTGCATGGTCATGATGCGCACGGCTTCCATGCTTTCGGGCAGAGGGGCCTTTTCCTGACTGCCGCTTTCGTCCCAGAGGTCGAGGAAGCCCGAAAGGTCGGAAATTCCCGCCTCCTCCGCACAGAAGAGCACTTCCAGAAAGCGCCGCACGAAGCCTTCCGCTTCGGGGCGGCGTTCCATGACGTTCCAGCGCTCCACGATTTCCATGACGGCGTCGTAAGGGGTGAGCAGTCCCGCGTTGTCGTGCAGGGGGGCGAACACTGCCTCCCATGCTTCGGGAAAATCCTGGGAGAACTGCGCAGCCATGCTTCTTCTGCGCGGACGCCGGGCCGCCCAGTCGAGAAGGTCCGTACCGGTAAGAAAGGCATCCTTATGGGGAAGCGGGGGGAGCAGCTCTTCGCAGAGCAGGGCGGACCAGAAGGCGATATCGTCTTCCGGGTCGTTCAGAAAGCGCAGCAGACTGACGATGCCCGCAATGACGGGCTGCTCTGCCAGAAGCAGGCTCCCCTGCGTCACCACGGGAATGTGGCGCGCCATGAGCCACGAAGAGGCCTTGGCCGCCTGTTCGTTGTTGCGCGTGAGTATGCAGATGTCTCCCAGAGAATGGGAGCATCCCAGCTTTTCCACCATGTCGGGCAGAAGACGGGAGAGACGCTCCTCCTCCCGGCCCTTTTCCAGTCTGCTCAGTTTTACGAAGCCGCCGGAACGGCATTTTTCCGCGCTCTGGGCGGCGCGGTCGAAGGCTTCGCACAGCAGCGCGGCCTGCTCGTTCAGCAGTTCCGCATCGCCTTCGGCAAGGGGACGCAGCAGCTCCCGCGCCACCTCCATGTTTCCGAGGGGGGAGAACAGCGCGTTGTTCCAGGCTACGATTCTTTTCCGGCTTCTCCAGTTGAAGGGCAGGGTTTCCAGCGTGGGCTGCCCCGCCAGGGAGAGCAGAGGAGAGCCTTTGCGGACGAGTTCGTCGAAGAGGGCGGCGTCGCCGCCGCGCCAGCCGTAGATGGCCTGCTTCACGTCGCCCACGATGGTGAGGGAACCGTTTTTGGCGAGAGCTTCCTCCGCCAGAGGCTGAAGAGCCATCCACTGGTCGCGGCTGGTATCCTGAAATTCGTCGATGAGCATGTGGCGCACCCGCGCGCCCAGGCGGCAGAAGAGTTCGTTCACGCCTTCGCTGTCGTCCGCGGCGCGTATGGCGAGCCTCGGTACCTGCGAGGCGGCAATGATGCCCGTGCGGCGTTCCTCGTCTTCCAGCCTGGAATACACGGCCTGCGCCAGTTCCGCAAAGGGCATGAGGCGGCGGGCCCCCATGAGCACGCGAAGATGCCGCATGTCGTCCCGTATGCTTTCATACAGGGCGTGCAGGGCAAGTCCGGCGCGGCCTTTTGATGCCTTGAGCAGGCAGTCGTCGAAGCTTTCCTTCTGGAGCATGGCGGAGGAGAAGGGGAGCTTCGAGGCGCGGCCGCCGCATTCTATGCAGGCCGTGAGGGCGTTCAGAAAGTGTTTGGATGCGGAAAGCTCCTCCTGTTCCAGGCGGGCGCGCAGTTCCCGCGCGTCGTTCTGTATGCCGCGGAGAATTTCCTGAAAATGTTCCTCCGCTTCTTCGGGGGAGGCAAGATCGCGGACGCTCCAGCCGTCCGCCGCAAGCATGAGGGATACCATGGCCGTCACGCGGTCGCGTATGCGTTCCCCCGCAAGAAAGCCCCTTACCTTTTCCGAACGCAGCATCTGGCGGCAGGCACGGCGGAAAATGGCCCCGAGTTCCTCGTCCGTGCGGGCGCGTTCGGCCATGTCGTCGAACAGGGGACCGGTGATCTCCTCGTCGGAAAAGCGCGGCTCGAAGTCGGGGGAAAGGTCGAAGTCCAGCGCGGAAAGGCGCACCATGAGGTGCAGCAGGCTGTCGATGGTGCGGATGTTCAGGGAACCGTAGCTCCGTATGAGCATGTCCACGGTTTCGCGGGCTCTGGCGGGCTTCCAGAAGGCGTCCTTCGCGTCCTTTCTGGAAGCGAGGGCCATGGTCTTCAGGCGCTGAAGCAGGCGTTCACGCATTTCTGCGGCGGCCTTGTTGGTGAAGGTGATGGCAAGAATCTCCTGCCAGCCGTAGCAGTCTTCTTCGGCAAGGGCGCAGCCGGAGGGCGGGCGGCTCCACGACGCGCCGGAAGATCCGGCCAGCAGGGAGAGGAAGGTACTGGTCAGGGTATAGGTCTTGCCGGACCCGGCGGACGCCTTGATCTGTCGAAATTCGCTCATGGGAAACGGGGTTGTCCGGGAGGGCATTCTCCCTTCAACCATCATCGGCTATTTGGCCCCTCTTCGCAAGAAGAACTGTCCGCAGGAAAGGAAAAGGCCCCCGCAGCGTTCTGCTGCGGGGGCCTCCGGCGCGTGATGCGCACCATAAGACGTCGCCTTTTAGGCGAGACGCTGGCCCGTGGTGGCGATGACGGAACGCCAGTAGTTGGACTTGATGTCTATCTGGCGGCGACGGCGCGTGACGAGCTGAAGCGGCAGGTGTACGAAGCGGTCCATGAGGCGGGCCACCACCATGTTGGTCTTGCCGGCCATGGCGGCGTGCACGGCGTTTCTGCCGAGGAGGCCGCAGTAGACCCTGTCGTTGGTGTTGGCGGGCACGGAACGCACGATGTAGCTCGGGTCGATGTACTTGACGGTGACGTCCATGTCCTTGGTGGCGAAATAGTTCTTGATGGACTTCTGGAGGAAGAGGCCGATGTCGCCGAGGACGCGGTTGCCGGAAGCATCGGTCTTGCCGCTGGCGGTAAGCAGATCCTGCCCGGCGCCTTCGGCCGCGACGATGACGGCGTGGGAACGGTTGCGCAGGCGTTCTTCCAGAGCGGGGAGCAGGCCGCCTTCGCCTTCGAGCTTGAAGGGCACTTCAGGCACGAGAACGAAGTTGACGATGTTCAGCGACAGCGTGGCCTGAGCGGCGATGAAGCCGGATTCGCGGCCCATGAGCTTGACGAGGCCCACCCCGTAAGGCGCGCCGATGGCTTCGGTATGGGCGCAGCGCAGCGAGGAGGTGGCCACGTCCACGGCGGTGTCGAAGCCGAAGGACTTGGGCACGAAGTTGATGTCGTTGTCGATGGTCTTGGGAATACCGATGACGGAGGTGTGCAGATTGCGGCGGAAGATTTCTTCCTGAATGGCCGCAGCGGCCTTCATGGTGCCGTCGCCGCCTATGATGTACAGGATGTTGACGTTCATCCTTTCCAGCGCGTCCACGATTTCCTCGGCGCTCTGCGGGCCGCGGGAGGAACCGAGAATGGTGCCGCCGAAGGTGTGGATTTCGGACACGTTGCGCGGCGTCAGTTCCATGATGTCGTGGTGATACTTGGGAATGAAGCCTTCAAGCCCGTAGCGGATGCCGAGGATGGAACGCACGCCGTAGCCGTAGTAGGATTCCAGAACCACGGCGCGGATGACGTCGTTGAGGCCGGGGCAGAGGCCGCCGCAGGTGACGATGGCGGCCTTGGTCTTGCCGGGATCATAGTAGACGTGCTGGCGGGGCCCCGCCTGCTCGATGGAAACGGGAGCGCCTTCAAGACCCTGAACGTCTTCTCCGCCGTGTTCGGCGTCAAGGTAGAAGGGAATGGGAGTATCGTCGACATAAGGCCCTATGGCCGGATTGTCTATTTTGGCCTTGCCGACCGTCATGATGTGCGTATCTATTTCGTGACTCATTTGAAGCCTCCAAAATCATAGAGCGAAGAGAATACTTTGTTTGACTTCGCTTGTCACGTAAAAAATTTCAG
Above is a window of Mailhella massiliensis DNA encoding:
- a CDS encoding ATP-dependent 6-phosphofructokinase, whose protein sequence is MSHEIDTHIMTVGKAKIDNPAIGPYVDDTPIPFYLDAEHGGEDVQGLEGAPVSIEQAGPRQHVYYDPGKTKAAIVTCGGLCPGLNDVIRAVVLESYYGYGVRSILGIRYGLEGFIPKYHHDIMELTPRNVSEIHTFGGTILGSSRGPQSAEEIVDALERMNVNILYIIGGDGTMKAAAAIQEEIFRRNLHTSVIGIPKTIDNDINFVPKSFGFDTAVDVATSSLRCAHTEAIGAPYGVGLVKLMGRESGFIAAQATLSLNIVNFVLVPEVPFKLEGEGGLLPALEERLRNRSHAVIVAAEGAGQDLLTASGKTDASGNRVLGDIGLFLQKSIKNYFATKDMDVTVKYIDPSYIVRSVPANTNDRVYCGLLGRNAVHAAMAGKTNMVVARLMDRFVHLPLQLVTRRRRQIDIKSNYWRSVIATTGQRLA
- a CDS encoding UvrD-helicase domain-containing protein, whose amino-acid sequence is MSEFRQIKASAGSGKTYTLTSTFLSLLAGSSGASWSRPPSGCALAEEDCYGWQEILAITFTNKAAAEMRERLLQRLKTMALASRKDAKDAFWKPARARETVDMLIRSYGSLNIRTIDSLLHLMVRLSALDFDLSPDFEPRFSDEEITGPLFDDMAERARTDEELGAIFRRACRQMLRSEKVRGFLAGERIRDRVTAMVSLMLAADGWSVRDLASPEEAEEHFQEILRGIQNDARELRARLEQEELSASKHFLNALTACIECGGRASKLPFSSAMLQKESFDDCLLKASKGRAGLALHALYESIRDDMRHLRVLMGARRLMPFAELAQAVYSRLEDEERRTGIIAASQVPRLAIRAADDSEGVNELFCRLGARVRHMLIDEFQDTSRDQWMALQPLAEEALAKNGSLTIVGDVKQAIYGWRGGDAALFDELVRKGSPLLSLAGQPTLETLPFNWRSRKRIVAWNNALFSPLGNMEVARELLRPLAEGDAELLNEQAALLCEAFDRAAQSAEKCRSGGFVKLSRLEKGREEERLSRLLPDMVEKLGCSHSLGDICILTRNNEQAAKASSWLMARHIPVVTQGSLLLAEQPVIAGIVSLLRFLNDPEDDIAFWSALLCEELLPPLPHKDAFLTGTDLLDWAARRPRRRSMAAQFSQDFPEAWEAVFAPLHDNAGLLTPYDAVMEIVERWNVMERRPEAEGFVRRFLEVLFCAEEAGISDLSGFLDLWDESGSQEKAPLPESMEAVRIMTMHKAKGLEFDVVILPWLNFSLGRASDDKALFWKSRGVGLLAPLCREMGRPWLKDRMDTARESLHLIYVAMTRAVSELYCFLPDASDGPVSLMLDTLISRQTDVLKEEGDDLYWGDKPKAPAEETPRPAAESAAPAAPAPENTVMPPEKADTETQEEQEDAWRPMGWLPRLRIFKNDLEDWTFTAKRRGTLIHHCLEGLQISGVGEASARRDAALAAARGISTFPLPVPDRENVQKEVEDCLAWYARLPETPHWLAFGTPEHSLLDGEGRQFRVDLLVDDGKELIAVEYKTGTSGDLPADGHRQQLLHYLDLLEKAMGQKARGALVYLDRREIFPIFPGDSHD
- a CDS encoding PD-(D/E)XK nuclease family protein, producing MTSRQRTFSPFRIVPWDDDFMQRVHELAHDMTGGKPGKAIIVFPLNRPRRYLLDIYKKEAKAPLLLPHIVNVSQLIETCMESWTRTVPRMAGTLDQVAVLKDCLLEIGLDEERETPLTKLARSLHDEDGMARFFPWGVRLARLLDECAMHMVEAEDLLHVDDMVAPYAVTLLGSLGRIQERWRALLRGRGMSTAGLEAQHAAQLAGAGPDLPLRLQGRRIIIAGFVRLTRAEDCLFRYLWERGAAVCLHTDPGILSGGGHWSCVDHKEWLSRWKARGELFGESRNREPHIHFYAGYDLHSQLRALKSELTARPCREERRAVVISHDSLLMPTLHHIPEKSINISLGYPLQRSLLAQLVERLLDTRRSMDEEGRVHWKSLMALIRHPYVRMLGTEGEDGAILSLRPFLSRMEGTLRRGGRMVDALTCASDLVDDILGDLEGGPLAEGLCEENGRLLEKTMRVLVEDWRSVTTLEETAACLRSLCALLLEHGRHIWPRFPLDGECLARLMQNVIPALADNAMTKERLSQDSLFAIVRESLAEQRVPFEADPLTGLQILGTLETRLLHFDRVYMLDVTEDALPGAPARDPLLPDSLRPMLGLPDNSRRDVLAAHTFHRLIAGAKEVFLYWQEGVQSGVMDGKKLRSRLVEECIWRVEQRAGHMLRPGEEPLLAAAFPMAEPPMPGEAPIVRTPAMNERMLDILSRKISPTALDAYLSCPAFFFRKYACTLREAEEVMEGDDHLGVGIMLHSVLLRAFQPFLGRAVKTGSIPAEELEKLFHEELAASSLTLNLPAQSRFMLEAAGPSRLKDFAAHQPDVLELMALEHNVSAMIEEGGRRFMLEGKIDRLDRRAPGLVILDYKSGSTSRQPHPSFWGDEELWNAMEHWQPGLTDPLPELARTLPSVQLPCYVYLCMHDPSHADTLRRAPLWDAALVQLADRGDEIPLLGDGIDNETRNIIMQERIPALLRFLLRHMATATEFSLRRTERCARCPYQSCCR